The sequence CGTTTATTCCAGCCCTGGAGATCCAGACTCCCCATTCCTAATAGAAGGCACAAAGCCTCTAAAATGCCACCCTCACAGAGAAGCATCCGATTCTCCCGGGATTAACAACCTGTGGATGAGAGCGGAGGGGAGGCggcagggagggaaagagagaggttACTTAAAAGTACCTGCATGGctcaggaaggaagagagatggaCCCGGAGAGACTGGCCACCTGCGCCTGCATCCCGCGCTGTGATGCAGGCGGGAATAGCGTTTCTTTCTTACTGACCTAGTGCCTCTCCATCTCAGTCTCGATTTccgtctctctgtctctctcgctTTTCTTCTCTTCGCCGTAGGCGTCCGTGGAAGCTCTGAGTGCCCAGGGAGGAAGGACCGCGTGAGAGCTGCGCCTATCCCTCGGGGCCATGGACTCGGACGCCAGCCTGGTGTCTAGCCGCCCGTCGTCGCCAGACCCCGATGACCTTTTTCTGCCAGCCCGGAGCAAGGGCAGCGGGGGCAGCGGCTTCACGGGGGGCACCGTGTCCTCGTCCACACCGAGCGACTGCCCGCCAGAGTTGAGCACCGAGCTGCGCGGCGCCATGGGAGCAGCGGGCGGGCACCCGGGGGACAAACTGGGCGGTGGCGGCTTCAAGTCGTCTTCGTCCAGCACCTCGTCGTCCACGTCGTCAGCGGCTGCGTCGTCCACCAAGAAGGACAAGAAACAGATGACtgaacccgagctgcagcagcTACGCCTCAAGATCAACAGCCGCGAGCGAAAGCGGATGCACGACCTCAACATCGCCATGGACGGGCTGCGCGAGGTCATGCCCTATGCGCACGGCCCGTCCGTGCGCAAGCTCTCCAAAATCGCCACGCTGCTGCTGGCGCGCAACTACATCCTCATGCTCACCAACTCGCTGGAGGAGATGAAGCGACTGGTGAGCGAGATCTACGGCGGCCACCACGCCGGCTTCCACCCATCGGCCTGCGGCGGCCTGGCGCACTCGGCGCCCCTGCCCGCGGCCACCGCGCACCCCGCGGCCGCCGCGCACGCAGCGCACCACCCGGCCGTGCACCACCCCATCTTGCCTccggccgcggccgccgccgctgcAGCTGCGGCCGCCGCTGCGGTGTCCAGCGCCTCCCTGCCCGGCTCCGGGTTGTCATCAGTCGGCTCGATTCGGCCCCCTCACGGCCTGCTCAAGTCTCCATCGGCGGCATCAGCAGCCccgctggggggcgggggcggcagcAGCGGGGGCAGTGGAGGCTTCCAGCACTGGGGCGGCATGCCTTGCCCCTGCAGCATGTGCCAGGTGCCACCGCCGCACCACCACGTGTCGGCCATGGGCGCCGGCAGCCTGCCGCGCCTCACCTCCGACGCCAAGTGAGCTGGCCGCTGCAGGCGCGTTCTGGCgagcggggtggggcgggggcccGGAGGCTTCGGGGAAGCAAGGACTGGCCGGCTCTGGGTCCTGGGAGCTCAGTTCCTAAGAGGAGCGCAGCACcgtgggctggggggtggggacaatGGCGAGGACTCCAGCACCCAGGAACCGAAGCAGTGGAGGCGCGCATCGAACGGTGGGGGAGTGAGAGGGGCATTTGCTCTGGGACCGGGTTCAACCCTCTCTGGCTTTAAACCGCGCCGCTCCGGTAAACACCGTTTTATAAGAAAGCACCGCTACCTGCACCCCTTCCtccaactccccccacccctatgcccccgcaaaaaaaagaggtaattctAAAAACTGTGGTTTTCCTGCGAACTTGGCCGCCTTCGGCCCTGGGCAGCACTTCGTTATACcggggaggaggtgagagaggagaGCGCTGGGgactttctctcccttctcttttcttggcGGGTCGGAGAATCTTGGGAGCCGAGCCGCACCCCAGAAGCGGCTAGTCCGGCTTCACCCTCAAGggaggtccctggcccagggccaggAGCCTCGAGTTAGTTTAGAAGCTGGTGTTTGGTACCAGAAGCACTTACGATCGAGTCCCATCTCCATATCTGGATAAACCCACAACTTTTTGAGAACTGTTGCCATTCCTCCTTGTGGCTCCTATTGGTTTGGGGGTTGTGGTTTTCTAATAAATCTATCGGTGTTCCTTTTTCAACAGTACCAGCAAGCTTTATAGATGGTCGGTCAGAATAGAACCACTTGTGAATTGGAATAACCTGAAACTGTTGACTTTGGGTGCCGatgtttttctagtttctttaaaatagactctcccttcccctccctatTCTTTCTATCTCTGAGCACAAAGTGATTTGGCTTCTTAGCTGATTGGGGGCAGTCATTTTGGTACCTGAGGGTTGGACAGAACTCAAAGGATGTTGCTGTGAAGATGGTTTGGGTTATTTGGGAGTTGTGTtggctttttaatgtttttcctttcttgaatGTGTAAATATCATATCAATAATGAGGTAAGTGTGCGCTGCTAAGCTGTTTGCTCACGTGACTGCCAGCCCCACCGGAGTCTAAGCTGGGTTTCCTTTCTATCAGTTTCTTTTTGCCAGTTTAACACAAATGACAAACTCCTCCGTGTGCATCCTGCCCCCGTGCAAACCGCCTGGGCGCTACCAGTGTTGCGATATGGGCTTCACAGCATCTGCCACGTAACATTCCTCCTCTGATCACTGCCCCTTGCAGAGAGTGtatcatctgttttatttttgtaaaaagaaaaaaaaagtgctaaataatatttattacttgtttggttgcaaaaatgaaataaatgatcgAGTGgtgagattttaaataaaatgtaaagtcaGGTGTTTTCCAGCCTTGTGGGTGAGAGGAGGTGCAGCGCTCCATCCATTGGGGCGGGTTTTGGGGACCGTTCTGCTGGTTTCATCCTGGAGAAAAAGAGGtcactctttttctctccccctgaCAAACATACATTCTCTTTAAAACACCTTCAGAGCACATCCTCCAGGTGCTTCTCACAACtcacttgttatttttattttctgacgCCTTATCCGAaactcctttttccttccctcgAGGATTATGTTAATTGAAAGTGAAATTTTTCCTCTGTGTGCACAGAATTTGGGGCCTCCAGGGTGAGACCCTTGCCTTTGGTCTCGGGTCCCCGGCGGCGCTGAAGGCCCCCTGCGCTGCTGCGATttcactttctctcttctctgagaCGGTCGCCCAGCCACATCCAGCTCCTGGGCTGCTCTAGGCTTCTACTGCGGACTAGTCTCGCGGGGGGGCCCGGACGTGCAGCGTCCCAGTGTTCCCAGCAGAACGCTGCGGAAGCTTTTGGCGAAGGATCCACTAACCCTTCGTTCCCTTCCCCGCCATAAGCACCACCCTCCCCCTAGCGCCCACCCCGGCCTTGAACGGCAAAATGTCAGGTGCCCGGGAACAGCCCTGGAGCAGCAAGATTGTCCCGAGCcccgctttgacccctagctctTCCCCCAGCCACCTCTGTTCGCTGCCCGCTACTGAGTTCCTCGCAATCCTACACTGCCATGCAAATTTAGGATGCGGCTCTTCAGAGAGAGTCtgggtaaaaattaaaaagcttcggCCTTTCCCGATCAAGGCGGAGGACAGACCATTTTGCAATCTTTCAGCGCCCCGGCTAATAGAAGAATGCGCGTCCTTGAAAGCCACGAATTGCCGACGCTGTGGACCAGGTCCCCGGCCCCCGGGCCCTCTCGCCGACGACGTTTACGGGGGCCACCGGCGGAAGGCCCTTGCGCCTAGGGCACCTGGAGCGGAGAAGCTTTCCCAGGTTGGAACCCCTTTCCTTGAGGTCGTCTCAGAGCCAGGCCCACGAGGACTCCTCTCGCCCAAGAGTGAGAGTGGCTCCATCCCCTGGCTCCGGGACAGGTGCTTCCGGGTCATCCAGCGGGTGCCGTCGGGCTGCAGGGCTAAACAGCCGGCGCCCGGGGATCGGGCTCTGTAGGCCGGGGACCGGCTTCGGCTTCTTACTGAAGGCTGTGAGAGGCCGAGGTTCCGCGGACGGAACAGGGAACAAGAGCCTAAGCCGCTCCGCGCGAATCCAAGAAAAGGATAGAGCAGGATCAAGTAGCTTTTATTTCAAAATCCCATTTGAAACGAAATTTCTTAAGAATTCAAAACTGGATCCTGTTCCAGCCTGCAGACACAGAGCACCCCGCGAGGTTCAGGGGCGGTGAGTGCGTGTTGGGGCGGTTGCCGCTCCATTGCAGTCCCGACTTCCTTCACCCACCACCTCCAGGCTTGGCGTGTGCAGGCGCCGGCTCCCGGCTTGCCCCCTGTATGCATAGAGGGGCAGTTGCTGAAAGGAAATAAATCGTTTTTCCCCCAACCCCCATGCCCAAGCTCTCGGCCCTCGTCCAGCCGCCAGTCAGGCTAGACCTGGGCCTCCAAAGACAGACGGCCTGGATCCAGCCAGGCTCCGGGCCCTCCCCGGAGCCACCCGCTTAGACCTTGCGCCGAGCCAGGGATCTGGGCCACCACGTGTGAGAGCGGAATATCCTCCGTCGCCAAGGAGGCGCACGGGAGCGCGCCCAGACGCCTGGGGCAGGTGGCTCCTTGCAGAGAGTCGTCCTAGATTGGCCAGGGTGGGGTGAGCGGTGCCTGGGTGGGCGGCTCAGGCCATGGTTGAGCTTCGGAAGTAGAACagggggaaaagggaaaagatgCTAGGCCACCGCACCGACTTTcaaggacaccccccccccacctctgagagagggggtgggagaaggcAGAGCTAAACACAGTCCTGGAGCCACTGGGTTTGCAGAACGCCCAACACTGGCTGGATGGGTCCTCTTCCTGGAAGCATTAGTCCAGATGTGTCTCCTGTGTTGGTCCACCActcagcttccccacccccatgcgGCCTCTCCAATTTTCGGCTCTCAGCCCAGGGGCAAAGAGACTTCTGTCACCAGCCTCCAAGGTCTTGAGATTCTCCTCAACctccaacccccgcccccccgcaaaaaaaactGGCTTCCTCCATGGCCTCTGTCTGCCCTGCACTCCATTACTGGGCAGGGGATGCAAGAAATGCTGATTCCCTGGGTTCTGTGTTGGAGGGCACACCGGAACACCTAGGACGCTGTCCTGCGATGTCAGAACCCAGGAATTGGAACTCCCTGGAACAGGCAGTGAACCAAGGGGCCATGCAAACCCTCACAGCAAAGTGCATCTCAGTTGAGGGATGTGCTCCTGAGACCTGAGGTGTCACATTCCCAGCGATGATGGCTGGAGGAAGAGCTGAATATTAGGGACAAGCATGGTGATCTAGGGCCGGGGCAGCCCAGCTCGAAAGACTTGTCCTTCTCCTTCCCAGAATGAAACCAGGGGAAAGCCTGGGGCTGGGAGACTGGACTTTCCAGCCCCACTCATCACTCTCAGTGCTGAAGAGCTGTCTACATGCCTCCCTTTAGGGCAGAACCCACCTGGCCATCTGCCTAAACTACTCTtaagtaggagtttccattgtgactcagtggtaacaaaccccactagtatccataaggacatgagttctatccctggccccacttagcgggttaaggattcagcattgccgtgagctgtggtttatgtcacagatgcagttcagatcccacatagctgtggctgtggtgtagactggcagctgtagctctgattcgacccctagcctgggaacttccatacgccgagggtgcagccctaaagagacaaaaaacaaaacaaaacaaaacaaaacccctacTATGAAGTAAACACCTTGTGCCCCCTAGAAGTTAATCTACAGCAAAAGATTCTCCCTCTACAAgccttcccccccacacacaccacagccacagcaacttgggatctgagccaagtctggaacctacaccactgaatgaggccagggatcagacgcttgtcctcatggatactagtcaggttcataactgctgagtcacgacaggaactccatcttcttcTTTTGGGCAGCACTTGAGGCCCATGAAACCTCCCCAGCCAgatatcagatccgagccacagctgtgacctacaccacagctgcagtaatgctggatccttttacctGCTGTGCCTtgctggggatcaaatccgcatgccacagcaggaactcctccacctcTTATTTTAAAGTCCCTCTTTCAGTACAGACTTTGGGTCCAACCTGGGTCTCCGCACAAGTGCCTCACAGTACCAGTAAGGACTATGGGGGTCTTTGACAGAGGGCTTACACCAGACATCTTATGGGTGACAAGCCCCTCTGTTATTGCCTCTGCAAACCTCGAAGGGAGGCCAGACTCCATCAAGTCTGGAGGGTCTCAGGGTAAGGGGTTGCTGCCCTGAGTCCTacctggctggggaggggcacCTGAGAACAGCCTGGGTCTGCATGCCATGCCTTGGTTCCAAAGCTGCAGATAGTCATAGGCTAGACCCCTGGAGC is a genomic window of Sus scrofa isolate TJ Tabasco breed Duroc chromosome 13, Sscrofa11.1, whole genome shotgun sequence containing:
- the OLIG2 gene encoding oligodendrocyte transcription factor 2, with product MDSDASLVSSRPSSPDPDDLFLPARSKGSGGSGFTGGTVSSSTPSDCPPELSTELRGAMGAAGGHPGDKLGGGGFKSSSSSTSSSTSSAAASSTKKDKKQMTEPELQQLRLKINSRERKRMHDLNIAMDGLREVMPYAHGPSVRKLSKIATLLLARNYILMLTNSLEEMKRLVSEIYGGHHAGFHPSACGGLAHSAPLPAATAHPAAAAHAAHHPAVHHPILPPAAAAAAAAAAAAAVSSASLPGSGLSSVGSIRPPHGLLKSPSAASAAPLGGGGGSSGGSGGFQHWGGMPCPCSMCQVPPPHHHVSAMGAGSLPRLTSDAK